A genomic stretch from Lathyrus oleraceus cultivar Zhongwan6 chromosome 2, CAAS_Psat_ZW6_1.0, whole genome shotgun sequence includes:
- the LOC127120368 gene encoding uncharacterized protein LOC127120368 has translation MVGDMCFLYKDILVIKPPKKSPMLLRMAVFMFSMVSVVSIFYVCIKQIGTEARTMFTDFKVIGNLTQSRVKQMNPNILHYPEPLSFSRNECAPNPVMFFAILSNQRSGSGWFETLLNSHINVSSNGEIFSIRERRRNASSILKTLDRVYNLDWLNSASKNECSAAVGLKWMLNQGLMEHHKEIEEYFKRRSVSIIFLFRRNLLRRMVSMLANSYDSHAKLLNGTHKSHVHSAEEADILSKYKPIINSTSLVDDLKDMEMKSATALQYYNSSRHMILYYEDLMRNHTKLNDVQEFLGLPQMELTSRQVKIHKGPLSDHIQNWDDVNNALTGTEYESFLEADY, from the exons ATGGTAGGAGACATGTGTTTCCTCTACAAG GATATTCTTGTTATAAAGCCTCCCAAGAAATCCCCAATGTTGTTAAGGATGGCGGTTTTTATGTTTTCAATGGTCAGCGTTGTTTCAATCTTCTATGTATGTATAAAGCAGATAGGTACTGAAGCGAGGACTATGTTTACGGACTTCAAAGTCATTGGTAACCTTACTCAGAGTAGAGTGAAGCAAATGAATCCTAACATACTACATTATCCCGAACCATTATCCTTTAGCAG GAATGAGTGTGCTCCTAATCCTGTCATGTTTTTTGCAATATTGTCGAATCAGAGATCGGGCAGTGGGTGGTTTGAGACCCTTTTGAATAGCCACATTAATGTGAGCTCGAACGGCGAGATATTTTCTATTAGAGAGAGAAGGAGAAATGCTTCTTCCATTTTGAAGACTTTGGATAGAGTATACAATTTGGACTGGCTCAATAGTGCTTCCAAGAATGAATGCTCTGCAGCAGTTGGACTCAAGTGGATGCTCAATCAG GGATTAATGGAGCACCACAAGGAAATAGAAGAGTACTTCAAGCGTAGAAGCGTTTCTATCATATTTCTTTTCAGGAGAAACTTACTACGCAGAATGGTATCTATGCTAGCCAATTCCTATGACAGTCACGCCAAGCTATTGAATGGAACACATAAATCTCATGTACACTCTGCAGAAGAG GCTGATATTCTTTCAAAGTACAAGCCTATCATAAATTCTACATCATTGGTGGACGACTTGAAGGACATGGAGATGAAATCTGCAACCGCATTACAATACTACAATAGCTCTCGGCATATGATCCTTTACTACGAGGATCTTATGAGAAATCACACT AAGCTAAACGATGTGCAAGAGTTTTTAGGATTGCCACAAATGGAGTTAACGAGCCGTCAAGTTAAGATACATAAAGGACCATTATCAGATCATATTCAGAACTGGGACGATGTTAACAACGCGTTGACAGGAACTGAATATGAGAGTTTCCTTGAAGCTGACTATTAG